The genomic stretch AACAAGCGGGCATATAGCCGATCATAGGCTGAGGCGACAGCAGCCGGGGATAGTTGCTGGCACCACGCACAACCGTCCTTGCGGTACCTCTCGGGACGGCTCAGCACATCGTTGATTGCGGCCGCCAGACCCTGCGGATCTCGCGGCGGGACAAGCAGGCCCATCCCAGATAGCTGCACAGGCTGCCGGACGCCGGGCAGATCACTTGCCACAACCGGCGTGCCGCACAGCATTGACTCGACCTGCACCATGCCGAAGCTCTCGGTGCTGTTCAGGCTGGGCAGGACGGTGAGATCGCACAGCGCGTAGAAGGCGGCCAGATCCTCCGGGCCCAGCACCCCCAAGAACGACCAGCGGTCGCCGAGGGCGTCTAGCAGGGGCCGCAGGCGGGCCAGATAGTCGGCTTCCCCCATCACGTCCTGGTATTGCCCGACATACAGCACGCGAGCCGTAGGGTAGACCTGCAGCACATACGGCATCGCCTGCGCCAGGACCTCTGCCCCCTTTTCCGTCGCCAGGCGAGCGGCCATGCCGATCACCCGGTCCTTCTCGCCCACGCCATACCGTTGGCGCAGGCCACGGACTCGGGCGTCTTCCACCGGGGCCACCACGGCCGGGGGCGGGATGACCTCGAGCTTGTGGAGCACGCGGCGCAGCGACGCAGAGCTCTCGGCGTAGTCCCGGGTATTGGTGACCACGGCCTGCGCCAGCGACAGGGTCAGGGCATTGGCCAGATGCGACATCCGGTTGGCCACCTGGTTCAGGAGTGAAGAGGGAAGGCTCAAATCGCAGTGGTAGGTGACGACAACGGGCTTCTTGAGCAGGCGGCCCAGCAGCGCCAGGGGGGCGGCGTCCAGCTGCGGAACGTGCAGTTGTAGGATGTCGTGGCAGCGGAGAAGGCGGAATCCGTGTAGCAGGAAGGAAGGCATGATCGGGCCTTTGCTCACCGTTGACAGGACACGGACCCGCCGGACGAGTACGCCGTCCAGGGATTCCTCGATTGCGAGCGTCGGAGAATAGCGTGACGTCAAGACGGTTACGGTGTGGCCCTGCGCCGCCAGCGCCATCGCCAGCCGCTCGGTGTACACCGTCAGCCCGGAGAAATGCGGCCGGTAGTAGTAGAGCGCGTTGAGGATTCGCATCAAGGCGCCTCGACTTGTTCGCGGCGGCTCAGCCACCCGACGACATCCTGGTACAGCCCTTGCAGGGTGTCGCCGTCCCGGATCAGGGCCACCGCCCCGATGCTGACGGTGATGGCGTACACCATGGCGTGCAAGACCAGGGCCGCCGCCAGGGCCGTCCCCGCTGAGACCGCGAAGGCGCCGAGGGCGGCCACTGCTGCCGCCTCAAAGACCCCAATGGAACCCGGTGCAGCCGGCACGGCCCCTCCCAGGGCGGTGGCCGTCAGCATGAAATAGGCCCACGGCCAGCCCGGCGAGGGGTGGAAGGCGCGCAGCACCAGCCAGTAGTCGACCCCAGCCAGGATCCAGCTGACAGCCATGGCGCCAAAGCTGCCGAGAAACAATGAAGGGCTCTCGAGAGCAGCCAGGCCGGAATGCACCCGGCGCCAGCGCGCCTGCCACAACGCAGGTTTGGGGAACTTGCGGCCGATCCAGCCTTCGATGCGGCTAGCGTGGTGGACCAGAAGCCACAGGACCAGCAGCGCAAGGCCTACGGCTCCCCCCCAGATCAGCGCCGCTCGCGAGGCCCAACCGAGGCGCAGGACGACGGGGAGCATGGCCACCAGCAACGTTGTTCCCAGGATGACATCATAGGTACGCTCGATCACAATCGTCGAAAGCACGCGCAGGGTGGACATGCCTGGCTGGCGGCCGAGCAGCACGGCCCGACCGAGCTCACCCAGACGCCAGGGCAGAAGGTTGTTCAGCAGGTAGCCTTCATTCAGGGTGGCCAGGGTACGTCCCAGGCTCACGGAACGGGTGAGCAGCAGCCACCAGGACACGGCCCGGGCGAGCATCGACAATAGGAAAACTGCGGCCGCCAGCCCGAGGTAACCGGGCTCCATCTGCTGCAGGGCGACCACCACGGGCCCCCATCCCGCCCAGCGCAGCACGGCAACCAGCGCCACGACGCTGACTGCCACACCGATGAGCACCCCGATCGTGCCCGTGCGGCGGGCACGTGCCGGTGCCATCACAAGCCGCGCCCGCTCCCCGGGGCCACTCGATCGAGCCGGATGGGGGGCGCCGGGACGGCGTCTGATGCGGCCAGCCTCACTCGTCCCCCAGGCGAAGCACAGCCATGAAGGCTTCCTGCGGGATCTCAACGCTGCCGATCTTCTTCAGGCGCTTCTTGCCGCGCTTCTGCCGCTCGAGCAGCTTCTTCTTGCGGGAGACATCTCCGCCGTAGCACTTGGCCAGCACGTCCTTGCGCAAGGCCTTGACGTTGGCCCGCGAGATGACTCTTCCATCGCTAACGGCCTGGATCGGCACAGGGTACAGCTGGCGCGGGATCAATTCCTTGAGCTTGGAGACGAGCGATTGCCCCTTGTGATAGGCCTCCTTGCGGTGAACCACCATCGCCAGGGCATCCACCGGCTCCTCGTTGATCAGGAGTTCCAGCTTGACAAGCTCATCTGGGCGGTAGCTCTCGAACCGGTAGTCCAAGGAGGCGTAGCCCCGGGTGCGTGATTTGAGCTGGTCGTAGAAATCGATGATCAGCTCGGCGAGGGGAATATCGAAATGCAGAACAACTCGACCGGCAGCGGGGTATTCCTGCTCGATGAAGATTGCCCTGCGCTTGGTCGCCAGATCCATTACGGAGCCGTAGAAGGACTCCGGGGTGAACACCTGAATGCGCATCCAGGGCTCCCGGACTTCTTCCACCAGACTGGGATCGGGCAGGTCCGCAGGCGAGTCGATGGTGCGGGTCGATCCGTCGCGCATCAGGACCTCGTATTCGACGGAGGGGGCGGTGGCGATCAGGTCCAGCTCGTACTCCCGCTCGAGCCGCTCCTGGATGATGTCCATGTGGAACATCCCGAGGAATCCGCAGCGGAACCCGAAGTTCAGCGCCTGCGATGTCTCGGGTTCGTATACCAGGGAGGCATCGTTGAGCTGGAGCTTCTCGAGCGCATCCTTGAGGTTGCCGTAGTCTTCGCCCTCCACCGGATAGAAGCCGGCAAAGACCATCGGCTTCGGATGCAGGTAGCCCGGCAGCGCCTCGGCCGCTATTCGGCCACTCGAGGTAAACGTATCCCCAACCCGGCACTCGCGCACCGTCTTCAGCCCGGTGGCGACGTAGCCGACCTCCCCGGCCTCCAGCTGCGCAGTTGGCATCATGGCCGGCGTGAACACCCCGACCTCGAGCGGCCGCATCTGGACACCTGTCGCCATCAGGCGCAGGTCATCGGTCGTCGTCAGCCGGCCGTCCACCAGGCGCACATAGGCCACGACCCCCTTGTAGGAGTCGTAATGCGAATCGAAGATCAACGCCCGCAGCGGCGCCTCGGCGCTTCCCCCAGGGGGCGGGACGGAGTGCACGATGGCTTCGAGCAGCTCCGGAACGTGGGTGCCGTGCTTGGCCGAGATACGCAGTACCTCCTCCGGCGCCATGCCCAGCAGCGACCCGACCTCCTGCGCCACCTCATCCGGCCTGGCTGAGGCTAGATCGATCTTATTGATCACCGGCAGGATCCTTAGATCCGCCCCCATGGCCAGGTACAGATTGGCCAAAGTCTGGGCCTCGATCCCCTGGGTCGCGTCCACCACAAGGACCGCGCCTTCGCAGGCCGCCAGCGCCCGGCTGACTTCGTAACCGAAGTCGACATGCCCGGGCGTATCGATCAGGTTGAGCTCGTACTCCTGGCCATCACCCGCCTGGTAGGCCATTCGGACCGCCGAGGCCTTGATGGTGACGCCCTTCTCGCGCTCCAAGTCCATGCTGTCCAGCACCTGCTCCGTCATATCGCGATCGGAGATCGTCCCGGTGATCTGAAGCAGCCGGTCGGCAAGCGTGGATTTGCCATGATCGATATGGGCGATGATGCAGAAGTTGCGGATGTGTGTGAGGTGCATGTCGTGGCTTGGCGCTAGGGGCCGGGAGGCCTTTCACCCGCCGCAGGAAGTATACCTGAGTCGTCCGTTTGCTCTTCGCGGGGAGCGAGGCGGACCCCATCCAGCACGAGCTGCAGGTCGATCTGTGGTCCGCCCAGGACTGCCCACAGCAGGAACTCAACATTTCCCTTGGGTCCAAGCAGGGGCGATCGCAGTCCGGCCTGAGGGAAGATCCCCAGCGCCGCCGCAACCTCGGCGACCGAGAGCAAGGCCTGCAAGCGGTCGTCTTCTCCCCGGACAACGCCCCCACGGCCAACGGCCTGCTTGCCAACCTCGAACTGGGGTTTGACCAGCGCCACGACGTCGCCGCCGGGGCGCATCCAGCCCGGCAAGCGCGGCAGGACCAGCCGCAGCGAGATGAAGGACAGATCCAGGGTGACCAAATCGACCGGCTCGGGCAGCAGGTCCAGGTACCGGGCGTTGATGCCTTCCATGACGACCACCCGGGGATCATTGCGCAGGCGCCAGTGCAGGATACCTTGGCCGACATCGACCGCGTATACTCGGGCGGCGCCGGCCTGGAGCAAGCAATCCGTGAACCCCCCGGTGGAGGCGCCGATGTCGGCGCAGGTTCGCTGCCCGATCTCGATCGGCAGGCATCCCAACGCCGCCGCCAGCTTCTCGCCGCCCCGAGAGACGAATGGAGCAGGAGCGTCAAGCGTCAGCCGGCACGCACGGTCGAGTCGCTGCGATGGCCGCAGGACACGTTGTCCGTCGGCACGCAGCTGGCCGGCCATGATCAGCCGCTGCGCGGCGCTGCGGCTGTCCGCCAGCCCGCTCTCGGTCAATAGGATATCGGCACGCTCCCTGAGGGCCATGCGAGGATTCTACTTGCGCCCGCGGCAACTTGCGCAGGGCGAGGCTTGCCCCGCCCTACCCTTCCTGCTATTATCCCGCCATGCTGTCAGCCTTGCTACGAAGCATGCGCCCGCGTCAGTGGGTCAAGAACACCTTCATCTTCGCCCCGCTGGTGTTCGACCAGAAGCTGACGCAGCGCGATGCCCTGCTGGCGACGCTGGCGGGCTTCGTGCTCCTGTGCATGGCCTCGAGCGCGGTCTACCTGGTTAACGATCTCGCCGACCTGGAGGCGGACCGCCGGCACCCGCAGAAGCGGTTCCGGCCGATTGCCGCCGGCACGCTCCCGAGGCGCGTGGCTCAGGTCAGCGCTACGATCCTGTTCCTGGTGACGCTCGGCCTCAGCCTGCTGCTCAGCCTGCCTTTTGCCCTGATTGTGGCTATCTACATCCTGACCAACCTGCTGTATTCCTATCGGCTCAAGCACGTGCCGATCATCGACGTGATGGTACTAGCCTCGGGCTACGTGCTGCGGGTGGCGGGCGGCGTGGTGCTGGTCTCCGTCGAGCGGTTCTCGCCCTGGCTGTACATTTGCACCACGCTGCTGGCGTTGTTCATCGGCTTCGGCAAGCGCCGGGCCGAGATGGTGCTGATGGCTGACAGCGCCAATGAGCACCGGCGGGTGCTGGATGGGTACACCCTGCCCTTCCTTGATCAGTTGATCGTGATCGTGAGCGCCTGCGCCATCATGGCCTATTCGCTGTACACCTTCTCGGCGGAGAACCTGCCCGACAATCACTTCATGATGCTGACCATCCCCTTCGTGATGTACGGGATCTTCCGCTACCTGCAGTTGATCCACGTGCAATCGGCCGGCGGGGCACCCGACGAACTGGTGATGAGCGACTGGCCTTTGCTGGCCACGATCGTGCTCTGGGGGTTCTCCGCCGCGGCGGTGCTGTACTTCGGGACATGAGCATCGGGGAAGCGCCGGGGAAGATCATACTGCTCGGCGAGCACGCCGTTGTGCACGGCCACCCAGCCTTGGCGGCGCCAGTTCACCAGGTTCGGGCCCGGGCTGAGCTGGTAGTCCCAGGCGGAGAGCCCCTGCCCGATCTGCGGGTTGAAGCGCCGGATGTCGGCCTCTCTGTTTGGCTATACGAACTGGCCCCCGACTCAGCCATCGCCCGGGCCTTGCGCCTGACACAGCAGGCTCTCGGGCTCCCCGCACTCCCTCAGGCCCGCCTGCACCTGACCTCCACAATCCCGGTGGCCTCAGGCCTGGGGTCTGGCGCGGCAATCACCCTGGCCATCGTTCGTGCGCTCTCGGCCCATGCCAATCGGGCCCTCTCCCTCGAAGAGCAATCGGCGATTGTGTACGAAGTCGACAAGATCCACCACGGCACCCCCTCCGGCATCGACAATACCGTGATTACCTATGGCGTACCTATCCGGTATCAAATTGGCGCTCCGGTTCAGCGTCTGCAACCGGGAGTCGGCCTGCCCCTTCTGATCGCTGACAGCGGCACCCCCTCTCCCACCGGCCATGCCGTCGCCCACGTGCGCGCCCGCCTGCAGCACTCGCCGAGGCAGACGCAGTCGGCCTTCGACAGCATCCACCAGCTGGTGGAGCGCGGTGCCTTGGCTGTGCAAAGTGGCGACCTTGAAGACCTCGGTGGGTGCATGAGTGCCAACCATGCCCAGCTGCAGGCACTCGGGGTGAGCACCCCAGTCCTGGACCAGTTGGTGGCCGCGGCTCAGGAGGCCGGCGCCTTGGGAGCCAAGCTCTCCGGTGCCGGCATGGGCGGAAACGTCGTCGCACTGGTCCCGCTCTCCAGCACGGCCGCCGTCACGCAGGCCCTGCGTCAGGCGGGCGCTGCCCGCATCCTTCAGACCGAGGTCCCAGCATGATCTTCCTTAAGCTCGGCGGATCGCTGATCACCGACAAGTCGCAGCCTGAGGTCTGCCGCCTGGCGGTGCTGCACCGCCTGGCGGACGAGATCGCCTCCGCCAGAGCGAGGCGGCCGGAGATGCAGCTGCTCCTCGGCCACGGCTCCGGCTCGTTCGGCCACGTGGCGTCTGCCCGCTACGGAACGCACCAGGGCGCCTCGACCCCTCAGGCGTGGCTGGGGTTCGCCGAGGTGTGGCGAGTGGCCAACCGGCTGAACCGGCTGGTCGTCGACGCCTTGTTGGGCTCCGGCTTGCCGGCCATGTCCTTCCCTCCCTCGGCGTCCGCCATTGCCGAAGGCGGGGAGATCCAGCAGCTGGCGGTCGAAACCGTGCGTCTGGCCATCGAGCGAGGTCTACTGCCCGTCGTCGCCGGTGACGTCGCCTTCGACCTCGGCCGAGGATCGACGATCCTCTCCACCGAGCGCGTGTTCTCCTACCTGGCCCTCCGACTGCACCCCAGCCATCTGCTGCTGGCGGGCGTCGAGCCCGGCGTGGTGCGCGGCTACCCGAGCGGAACCGAGGTGATGCCCACGGTCACAGACCACGATCTTGAGACACAGGGGATTGGCGGCGCCAGCGCCACCGATGTCACAGGGGGGATGGCCGACAAGGTGCGCCATGGCGTGAGCATGGCCCGGTCCGTGCCGGGGCTCGTGGTGCGCATCTTCTCCGGGATGCAGCCGGGGGAGGTCGAACGAGCCCTGCTGGGCGATCCGGTCGGAACGCAGGTCCTGGGGGACAAGTAGTCCGGCATCCGCCAACCACGGCGGCGGACCCCGGCCATCTTGCGTTTGGCGAGCCCCTGCCCTAGACTACTGTCGTCCCCCGTTCGCCGGGCACCTTATTCCCCCACACCCGCCCGGCGCGCAGCGTGGAGGAAATCCATGTCCGAACGCAAGAAAGTCACCTTGCCGGCGCTTTTCAGCAAGGTCGCCAAGGGTGAGCCGATCACCATGCTCACCTGCTATGACTATCCGACGGCCCACCTGCAAGAGCAGGCCGGGATCGACATCATCCTGGTTGGCGACAGCCTGGGCATGACGATGCTTGGGTACGAGAGCACACTTCCGGTCACCATGGAAGATATGATCCGCCACACCCAGGCGGTGCGGCGCGGCTCGCCCAACGCCTGGCTCATCGGCGACATGCCCTACATGAGCTACCAGCCCAGCGTCGAGACCGCCATTCGCAACGCCGGCCGCTTCATGGCCGAGGCCGGCTGCGACGCCATCAAGCTCGAGGGAGGCATCGAGATGGCGGACCGCGTCGCCGGCATCGTGCGGGCGGGCATCCCGGCAATGGGCCACCTCGGCCTGACGCCACAGAGCGTCAGCGCCCTGGGCGGATTCCGGGTGCAGGGCAAAGGCGCCCGGCAGGCGAAGAAGATCGCTGACGACGCCAAGGCGCTGGAACAGGCTGGCG from Anaerolineales bacterium encodes the following:
- a CDS encoding glycosyltransferase family 4 protein — translated: MRILNALYYYRPHFSGLTVYTERLAMALAAQGHTVTVLTSRYSPTLAIEESLDGVLVRRVRVLSTVSKGPIMPSFLLHGFRLLRCHDILQLHVPQLDAAPLALLGRLLKKPVVVTYHCDLSLPSSLLNQVANRMSHLANALTLSLAQAVVTNTRDYAESSASLRRVLHKLEVIPPPAVVAPVEDARVRGLRQRYGVGEKDRVIGMAARLATEKGAEVLAQAMPYVLQVYPTARVLYVGQYQDVMGEADYLARLRPLLDALGDRWSFLGVLGPEDLAAFYALCDLTVLPSLNSTESFGMVQVESMLCGTPVVASDLPGVRQPVQLSGMGLLVPPRDPQGLAAAINDVLSRPERYRKDGCAWCQQLSPAAVASAYDRLYARLLAGSG
- a CDS encoding flippase-like domain-containing protein — translated: MAPARARRTGTIGVLIGVAVSVVALVAVLRWAGWGPVVVALQQMEPGYLGLAAAVFLLSMLARAVSWWLLLTRSVSLGRTLATLNEGYLLNNLLPWRLGELGRAVLLGRQPGMSTLRVLSTIVIERTYDVILGTTLLVAMLPVVLRLGWASRAALIWGGAVGLALLVLWLLVHHASRIEGWIGRKFPKPALWQARWRRVHSGLAALESPSLFLGSFGAMAVSWILAGVDYWLVLRAFHPSPGWPWAYFMLTATALGGAVPAAPGSIGVFEAAAVAALGAFAVSAGTALAAALVLHAMVYAITVSIGAVALIRDGDTLQGLYQDVVGWLSRREQVEAP
- the lepA gene encoding translation elongation factor 4 codes for the protein MHLTHIRNFCIIAHIDHGKSTLADRLLQITGTISDRDMTEQVLDSMDLEREKGVTIKASAVRMAYQAGDGQEYELNLIDTPGHVDFGYEVSRALAACEGAVLVVDATQGIEAQTLANLYLAMGADLRILPVINKIDLASARPDEVAQEVGSLLGMAPEEVLRISAKHGTHVPELLEAIVHSVPPPGGSAEAPLRALIFDSHYDSYKGVVAYVRLVDGRLTTTDDLRLMATGVQMRPLEVGVFTPAMMPTAQLEAGEVGYVATGLKTVRECRVGDTFTSSGRIAAEALPGYLHPKPMVFAGFYPVEGEDYGNLKDALEKLQLNDASLVYEPETSQALNFGFRCGFLGMFHMDIIQERLEREYELDLIATAPSVEYEVLMRDGSTRTIDSPADLPDPSLVEEVREPWMRIQVFTPESFYGSVMDLATKRRAIFIEQEYPAAGRVVLHFDIPLAELIIDFYDQLKSRTRGYASLDYRFESYRPDELVKLELLINEEPVDALAMVVHRKEAYHKGQSLVSKLKELIPRQLYPVPIQAVSDGRVISRANVKALRKDVLAKCYGGDVSRKKKLLERQKRGKKRLKKIGSVEIPQEAFMAVLRLGDE
- a CDS encoding TlyA family RNA methyltransferase, translating into MALRERADILLTESGLADSRSAAQRLIMAGQLRADGQRVLRPSQRLDRACRLTLDAPAPFVSRGGEKLAAALGCLPIEIGQRTCADIGASTGGFTDCLLQAGAARVYAVDVGQGILHWRLRNDPRVVVMEGINARYLDLLPEPVDLVTLDLSFISLRLVLPRLPGWMRPGGDVVALVKPQFEVGKQAVGRGGVVRGEDDRLQALLSVAEVAAALGIFPQAGLRSPLLGPKGNVEFLLWAVLGGPQIDLQLVLDGVRLAPREEQTDDSGILPAAGERPPGP
- a CDS encoding decaprenyl-phosphate phosphoribosyltransferase, translated to MLSALLRSMRPRQWVKNTFIFAPLVFDQKLTQRDALLATLAGFVLLCMASSAVYLVNDLADLEADRRHPQKRFRPIAAGTLPRRVAQVSATILFLVTLGLSLLLSLPFALIVAIYILTNLLYSYRLKHVPIIDVMVLASGYVLRVAGGVVLVSVERFSPWLYICTTLLALFIGFGKRRAEMVLMADSANEHRRVLDGYTLPFLDQLIVIVSACAIMAYSLYTFSAENLPDNHFMMLTIPFVMYGIFRYLQLIHVQSAGGAPDELVMSDWPLLATIVLWGFSAAAVLYFGT
- the mvk gene encoding mevalonate kinase; its protein translation is MSIGEAPGKIILLGEHAVVHGHPALAAPVHQVRARAELVVPGGEPLPDLRVEAPDVGLSVWLYELAPDSAIARALRLTQQALGLPALPQARLHLTSTIPVASGLGSGAAITLAIVRALSAHANRALSLEEQSAIVYEVDKIHHGTPSGIDNTVITYGVPIRYQIGAPVQRLQPGVGLPLLIADSGTPSPTGHAVAHVRARLQHSPRQTQSAFDSIHQLVERGALAVQSGDLEDLGGCMSANHAQLQALGVSTPVLDQLVAAAQEAGALGAKLSGAGMGGNVVALVPLSSTAAVTQALRQAGAARILQTEVPA
- a CDS encoding isopentenyl phosphate kinase, which gives rise to MIFLKLGGSLITDKSQPEVCRLAVLHRLADEIASARARRPEMQLLLGHGSGSFGHVASARYGTHQGASTPQAWLGFAEVWRVANRLNRLVVDALLGSGLPAMSFPPSASAIAEGGEIQQLAVETVRLAIERGLLPVVAGDVAFDLGRGSTILSTERVFSYLALRLHPSHLLLAGVEPGVVRGYPSGTEVMPTVTDHDLETQGIGGASATDVTGGMADKVRHGVSMARSVPGLVVRIFSGMQPGEVERALLGDPVGTQVLGDK
- the panB gene encoding 3-methyl-2-oxobutanoate hydroxymethyltransferase → MSERKKVTLPALFSKVAKGEPITMLTCYDYPTAHLQEQAGIDIILVGDSLGMTMLGYESTLPVTMEDMIRHTQAVRRGSPNAWLIGDMPYMSYQPSVETAIRNAGRFMAEAGCDAIKLEGGIEMADRVAGIVRAGIPAMGHLGLTPQSVSALGGFRVQGKGARQAKKIADDAKALEQAGAFATLLEMVPDRLCQLITERASDSFIISLGSGPHAHGQLLIYHDMFGLYPRFKPKMAKVFGEAGQVILQGLQQYVREVTQRQFPQPENWFGMTDEEFDELQRLLR